From a single Candidatus Cetobacterium colombiensis genomic region:
- a CDS encoding JAB domain-containing protein produces the protein MKKILRFLKCKDVDEVVTKIKSYEINEELEQFKELMTTIAKGNIGKKDLATVKGKTELLNYLRSDIGFKNTEEFKIIYLSSSNRLIGDETLFRGTIDRSVVYPRLIVERALKYPTKGIIFAHNHPSGDLKPSRKDIELTHELKDLLEILDIKLLDHIIISDEDYFSFYDNGLIEH, from the coding sequence ATGAAAAAAATATTGAGATTTCTAAAATGTAAAGATGTAGATGAGGTTGTAACTAAAATAAAGAGTTATGAGATAAATGAAGAGCTAGAACAGTTTAAGGAACTTATGACTACTATAGCCAAAGGGAATATAGGAAAGAAAGACCTTGCAACAGTAAAGGGCAAAACTGAACTTTTGAATTATCTAAGAAGTGATATCGGGTTCAAAAATACAGAGGAGTTTAAGATTATATACCTAAGCTCCTCTAATCGTTTAATTGGAGATGAAACATTATTTAGAGGAACTATAGACAGAAGTGTAGTCTATCCTCGACTGATAGTAGAGAGAGCCTTAAAATACCCAACTAAGGGCATTATATTTGCTCATAATCATCCTAGTGGAGATTTGAAGCCAAGTAGAAAAGATATTGAGCTAACACATGAATTAAAAGACTTGTTAGAAATATTAGACATTAAATTACTGGATCACATCATTATAAGTGATGAGGATTATTTTAGCTTTTATGATAATGGACTTATAGAACACTAG
- a CDS encoding siphovirus Gp157 family protein translates to MKAYEIVNGMMDTLDIFLESEQNEGDRENYEYIMEFLKEELESKSSNIIKYIRNVSLEVEVLSQEEDRLEKLRKQKEKKVNSLKKYLTDILLNLDKNKIETELGNLGLRKSVSVAIDNLDLIPKKYIQKKIELVPDKRLLSEILKQGKNIKGVHLEDKYSLQIR, encoded by the coding sequence ATGAAAGCTTATGAAATTGTTAATGGGATGATGGATACTTTAGATATATTTTTAGAATCAGAGCAAAATGAAGGAGATAGAGAAAATTATGAATATATTATGGAATTTTTAAAAGAAGAGCTAGAAAGTAAAAGTAGCAACATCATAAAATACATTAGGAATGTTTCACTAGAGGTTGAAGTATTATCACAAGAGGAAGATAGGCTTGAGAAACTTAGAAAACAAAAAGAGAAAAAAGTTAATAGTTTAAAAAAATATCTGACAGATATCCTTTTAAATTTAGACAAAAATAAAATTGAAACAGAGTTAGGAAATCTAGGGCTTAGAAAGAGTGTATCAGTAGCAATAGATAATCTAGACTTAATACCTAAAAAATATATTCAAAAGAAGATTGAATTAGTACCAGATAAAAGGTTGTTATCAGAGATATTAAAACAGGGTAAAAATATAAAAGGTGTACATTTAGAAGATAAATATTCATTACAGATTAGATAA
- a CDS encoding Rad52/Rad22 family DNA repair protein, with the protein MNLKEKLERPFLEDELEFRVGATNTDKTKGLALAYVQARSIQNRLDEVVGIENWKVSYKEITGGFIAKLELKINNEWIAKEDGAGTTDYEPIKGSISSAFKRAASVWGIGRYLYKIETQWLPIEQRGKSYVFKETPKLNNQPKETLVEESKEDRAKNIELTFGKYKGKTLGVILKENKDYLVYLTTNSKDMKIVSACKYLLNLKEVA; encoded by the coding sequence ATGAATTTAAAAGAAAAATTAGAAAGACCATTTTTAGAAGATGAACTAGAATTTAGAGTTGGTGCTACTAATACAGATAAAACAAAAGGATTAGCTTTAGCATATGTCCAAGCTAGATCTATTCAAAACAGACTTGATGAAGTTGTAGGAATAGAAAACTGGAAAGTGTCTTACAAAGAAATAACTGGTGGATTTATTGCTAAACTGGAACTTAAAATTAATAATGAATGGATTGCTAAAGAGGATGGAGCTGGAACTACTGACTATGAACCTATTAAAGGCTCAATATCATCTGCATTTAAAAGAGCAGCATCGGTTTGGGGAATTGGGAGGTATCTTTATAAAATTGAAACTCAATGGCTTCCAATAGAACAAAGAGGAAAAAGTTACGTTTTTAAAGAAACACCTAAACTAAATAATCAACCTAAAGAAACTTTGGTTGAAGAGTCGAAAGAAGATCGAGCTAAAAATATTGAGCTTACATTTGGAAAATACAAAGGAAAAACTCTAGGAGTTATTCTCAAAGAGAACAAAGATTACTTAGTATATTTAACTACAAATAGCAAAGACATGAAAATTGTGAGTGCTTGTAAATATTTATTAAATTTGAAGGAGGTAGCATAA
- a CDS encoding BREX system Lon protease-like protein BrxL yields the protein MNIKNNLNQVHQLIGATSPITFIVTMSTLTKLAIISEPNISILLCGHQSEGKSILYPLLGNEVHILSEPITSAQLRGDAKKNSDNKEDVLFSKEVCIFEECTALPMPIVSEFKSFLTSCSYNLNKKEQTTSNLSCAFIGNSYANIISNADFTIDNLLSNFSTALKDSAFLSKQAALVPHYKDFFGKRIYTEINPDHIKKFGETLFNLRSHSINLNQIHIDDKFDSRSKGLITKLTSGIIKVMYLEKAPPQHIIDGIVEYASFFHALALGKFHNPLNSKSIKFILEAIHGTTDDVEFVILYENRILVKLLNKSLCLKYAINGFGQTENLLEYNFFKENPNISIISPITKNEHNGLILHQEFNYSPLTSKLININGKITPQNTDDKFNSIVTRMISSGKIYKLPKYRGVSNITLSLITRKINKEFCINITELKKSNIGISDKSGFELITFYEYIK from the coding sequence ATGAATATTAAAAATAATCTAAACCAAGTTCATCAATTAATTGGAGCCACATCTCCAATTACTTTCATAGTAACTATGAGTACACTAACTAAATTAGCAATAATATCTGAACCTAATATTTCAATATTACTTTGTGGCCATCAATCGGAAGGAAAAAGTATACTCTATCCATTATTAGGAAATGAGGTACATATTCTTTCTGAACCTATCACCTCTGCTCAATTAAGAGGTGATGCTAAAAAAAATTCAGATAACAAAGAAGATGTTCTTTTTTCTAAAGAAGTTTGTATCTTTGAAGAATGTACAGCACTTCCAATGCCTATCGTATCTGAATTTAAAAGTTTTCTAACATCATGTAGCTATAACCTCAACAAAAAAGAGCAAACTACATCTAATCTATCTTGTGCATTTATTGGCAATTCATATGCTAACATTATTTCAAATGCTGATTTCACTATTGATAATCTTTTATCAAATTTTTCAACTGCACTCAAAGATTCCGCTTTCTTATCAAAGCAAGCTGCTCTTGTTCCTCATTACAAAGATTTTTTTGGTAAAAGAATCTATACAGAAATTAATCCTGATCATATTAAAAAGTTTGGTGAAACTCTATTTAATTTACGATCTCACTCTATTAATTTAAATCAAATTCATATTGATGATAAATTTGATAGTAGGTCTAAAGGCTTAATCACCAAATTAACTTCTGGAATTATAAAAGTCATGTATCTTGAAAAAGCTCCACCTCAACATATTATTGATGGTATTGTTGAGTATGCTTCATTTTTTCATGCCTTAGCTTTAGGAAAATTTCACAATCCATTAAATTCAAAATCTATAAAATTTATACTTGAAGCTATTCATGGTACTACTGATGATGTTGAATTTGTGATTCTTTATGAAAATAGAATTTTAGTTAAGCTATTAAATAAATCTCTCTGTTTAAAGTATGCTATTAATGGATTTGGTCAAACAGAAAATTTATTGGAATATAATTTTTTTAAAGAAAATCCCAACATCTCTATAATTAGTCCTATTACTAAGAATGAGCATAATGGACTTATTCTCCATCAAGAATTTAATTACTCACCCTTAACTTCAAAACTTATAAATATTAACGGTAAGATAACTCCACAAAACACAGATGATAAATTTAATTCTATTGTCACAAGAATGATTTCTAGTGGAAAAATATATAAACTCCCTAAATATAGAGGCGTTTCTAATATTACTCTTTCACTGATAACGAGAAAAATAAATAAAGAGTTTTGTATAAATATTACTGAACTTAAAAAGTCTAATATTGGAATTTCTGATAAAAGTGGATTTGAATTAATCACATTCTACGAATATATAAAATAG
- a CDS encoding tyrosine-type recombinase/integrase, which yields MKNINGSGSVYKLSGKRRKPWAAAITTGYSLDGRQIRKLIGTFETKREAQEVLIKYVKNPSLFNKATFKEIKELWWETYKKKVTNESTINTNIYRLRALEPLDKFKMSEIKLYDMQEVFDSMETSWSFKNACKSVLNMIFDFAFKNELIDSNKVKFIELGKRVKVIDRRIFTKKEIETLWENLDSETYYCKYIYIVLILIYTGMRVGELLNLKNKDIDLHNLCLTIRESKTDAGVRIIPIYSKIFNLFVTNMVKNQEYFVKGDTTNQLAYSTFKPRFQKLLKELKIESHTIHDTRHTFATLLNNANANQTSIIKLIGHSDFSITENVYTHKDTEELRKAVELLN from the coding sequence ATGAAAAATATAAATGGAAGTGGTTCTGTTTACAAGTTATCTGGCAAAAGAAGAAAACCTTGGGCTGCTGCCATAACTACTGGTTATTCTCTTGATGGGAGGCAAATTAGAAAGTTAATAGGAACTTTTGAAACAAAAAGAGAAGCACAGGAAGTTTTAATAAAATATGTAAAAAATCCAAGTTTATTTAATAAAGCAACATTTAAAGAGATTAAAGAATTGTGGTGGGAAACTTATAAGAAAAAAGTTACCAATGAATCTACAATCAATACAAATATCTATAGATTAAGAGCTTTGGAACCTTTAGATAAATTTAAAATGAGTGAAATTAAATTATATGATATGCAGGAAGTATTTGATAGTATGGAAACCTCTTGGAGTTTTAAGAATGCCTGTAAAAGTGTTCTTAATATGATTTTTGATTTTGCCTTTAAAAATGAACTTATTGATTCTAACAAAGTTAAATTTATTGAATTAGGTAAAAGAGTAAAAGTTATAGATAGAAGAATATTTACAAAAAAAGAAATCGAGACTTTGTGGGAAAATCTCGATTCCGAGACTTACTACTGTAAATATATTTATATAGTTTTAATTCTTATTTATACTGGAATGAGAGTTGGTGAACTTCTCAATTTGAAAAATAAAGATATTGACCTGCATAATTTATGTCTTACTATAAGAGAAAGTAAAACCGATGCAGGTGTTAGAATAATTCCAATTTATTCTAAGATTTTCAATTTATTTGTTACCAATATGGTAAAGAATCAAGAATATTTTGTAAAAGGAGATACTACTAACCAATTAGCTTATTCTACTTTTAAACCTCGTTTCCAGAAATTACTAAAAGAATTAAAAATTGAATCTCATACTATACACGATACTCGTCATACTTTTGCTACTTTATTAAATAATGCTAATGCAAACCAAACTTCAATTATCAAATTAATAGGTCATTCGGATTTTTCTATTACTGAAAATGTTTATACACATAAAGATACTGAAGAACTTAGAAAAGCTGTAGAACTATTGAATTAA
- the dinB gene encoding DNA polymerase IV — protein MRKLIMHYDMDAFYASIEIRDNPKYKDKPIVVAGGVVTTASYPARKFGIHSAMNTLDAKRLCPKLIVLPVNKDKYSKESKLIQELILKITHKVEFIALDEGFVDITDIISKFSSKERFGNIFRKRIYEITGLTCSVGIGPNKLTAKIASDINKPGGQYIFNNEDEFIEFIKDKKIRKLPGVGKQFEKLLNKNNILFVKDIYPFSLKELISKFGESRGGLLYTYSRGIDHREVEFNKATHSIGNENTFRLPLDSEEEISREIDLLFQWSYNRLKKKQFLTKTLSLKVRFTNRETITRSKTRFLPSDDKVVLKEMLDELLISLNLTKGIKLLGVSFSNLENISNRQLTFEKFY, from the coding sequence ATGAGAAAATTAATAATGCACTACGATATGGACGCTTTTTATGCCTCTATTGAAATTAGAGATAATCCAAAATATAAAGATAAACCTATTGTAGTGGCTGGAGGCGTCGTAACTACAGCTAGTTATCCTGCTAGAAAATTTGGGATTCATTCTGCTATGAATACTCTCGATGCTAAAAGATTATGTCCAAAACTCATTGTCCTTCCTGTAAATAAAGATAAATATTCAAAAGAATCCAAACTTATCCAAGAACTTATTTTGAAGATAACTCATAAAGTGGAATTTATCGCTCTTGATGAAGGATTTGTAGATATAACTGATATTATTTCTAAATTTTCATCTAAAGAAAGGTTTGGAAATATATTTAGAAAAAGAATTTATGAAATTACAGGTCTCACTTGTTCCGTAGGAATTGGACCTAATAAATTAACTGCTAAAATTGCTTCAGATATTAACAAACCTGGAGGACAGTATATTTTTAATAATGAAGATGAATTTATAGAATTTATAAAAGATAAAAAAATTCGAAAACTTCCAGGAGTTGGAAAACAATTTGAAAAACTTTTAAATAAAAATAACATTTTATTTGTAAAAGATATATATCCTTTTTCTTTAAAAGAGTTAATTTCTAAATTTGGAGAATCTAGAGGTGGTCTTTTATACACATATAGCCGAGGAATTGATCACAGGGAAGTGGAATTTAATAAAGCAACTCATTCTATTGGAAACGAAAATACATTTCGACTTCCTTTAGATTCAGAAGAAGAAATTTCTAGAGAGATTGATCTTCTATTTCAATGGTCATACAATAGACTTAAAAAAAAACAATTTCTTACAAAAACACTTTCTTTAAAAGTTCGTTTTACCAATAGAGAAACCATCACTCGTTCAAAAACTAGATTTCTTCCTTCTGATGATAAGGTTGTTTTAAAAGAGATGTTAGATGAACTTTTAATATCATTAAATTTAACTAAAGGTATCAAACTTTTGGGAGTTTCCTTTTCTAACTTAGAAAATATATCTAATCGGCAACTTACTTTTGAAAAATTTTATTAA
- a CDS encoding NAD(P)H-dependent oxidoreductase, producing MEILVIATHPDLKNSRVNKVWLEALKKERNITVRFLDDIYNNKKNIDIELEKQFFSKAERVVFQFPFYWYSMPSLLREYFDKVLEYGWAYGPNGNALKGKEFLVALSVGAPQYSYTGGSYNNFTITELLRPLEATANAVQMEYLPYFALFDIPRLSDEKILNSVIEYIEHINNEKLNYRKVLEKLKKENSESSFIDL from the coding sequence ATGGAAATATTAGTAATAGCAACGCATCCAGATTTAAAAAATTCTAGGGTAAATAAAGTTTGGTTAGAAGCGTTAAAAAAAGAGAGAAACATAACAGTAAGATTTTTAGACGATATTTATAATAATAAAAAAAATATAGATATTGAGTTAGAAAAACAATTTTTTTCTAAAGCGGAAAGAGTTGTTTTTCAGTTTCCTTTTTATTGGTATAGTATGCCATCTTTATTGAGGGAGTATTTTGATAAAGTATTAGAGTATGGTTGGGCTTATGGTCCAAATGGAAATGCATTAAAAGGAAAAGAGTTTTTAGTTGCCCTTTCAGTAGGAGCTCCACAGTATTCATACACAGGTGGAAGTTATAATAACTTTACAATAACAGAACTTTTAAGACCACTTGAAGCAACAGCTAATGCTGTTCAAATGGAGTATCTACCATATTTTGCACTATTTGATATTCCAAGATTATCAGATGAAAAGATTTTAAATTCTGTAATAGAATATATTGAGCATATAAATAATGAGAAATTAAATTATAGAAAAGTTTTAGAAAAGTTAAAAAAAGAAAATTCAGAAAGTAGTTTTATAGATTTATAA
- a CDS encoding BMP family lipoprotein: MKKIFNLVVFLLVSITVLTAPIKVGLILAMGGLGDKSFNDSAYAGLLKAQKDFDIEVKYVEPNSWMEDAYFLEEYSQNGFDLIIATSYTAQDAMEEISSKFPNTKYAIVDTRAKEGANIASLVFDESQGSFLVGAIAAKMSKSGKIGFIGALDIPLINRFKSGYEQGAKYINPEISVITTYVGGDAPFNDPLKGKEHAYSLANQGIDVIYHASGNTGIGILEGVKEKKIYGIGVDCDQDDIVKGQVLTSMLKNVNNAIYKVIEDTVNGNFQGKVYNFGLKENGVGTTEFKYTSNIVGKDNIKLVDKIKEDIINGKIEVN, translated from the coding sequence ATGAAAAAAATTTTTAATTTGGTTGTTTTTTTACTTGTTTCAATAACGGTTCTAACGGCTCCTATAAAAGTAGGATTAATTTTAGCTATGGGAGGATTAGGAGACAAATCTTTTAATGATTCGGCTTATGCGGGACTATTAAAAGCTCAAAAAGATTTTGATATTGAGGTTAAATATGTGGAGCCAAATTCTTGGATGGAAGATGCATATTTTTTAGAAGAGTATTCTCAAAATGGATTTGATTTAATAATTGCAACGTCTTATACAGCTCAAGATGCTATGGAGGAGATTAGTTCAAAATTTCCTAATACAAAGTATGCAATAGTTGATACGAGAGCTAAAGAAGGAGCAAATATCGCTTCATTAGTATTCGATGAAAGTCAAGGATCATTTTTAGTTGGTGCTATAGCAGCTAAGATGAGTAAAAGTGGAAAAATAGGATTTATAGGAGCCTTAGATATACCTTTAATAAATAGATTTAAATCAGGTTATGAACAAGGAGCAAAATATATAAATCCAGAAATTTCAGTTATAACTACGTATGTAGGTGGTGATGCACCATTTAATGATCCATTAAAAGGAAAAGAACATGCGTATTCTTTAGCAAATCAAGGTATAGATGTAATATATCATGCTTCTGGAAATACAGGGATTGGTATTTTAGAGGGAGTAAAAGAAAAGAAAATTTATGGAATCGGTGTAGATTGTGATCAAGATGATATTGTTAAAGGTCAAGTTTTGACATCAATGTTAAAAAATGTAAATAATGCAATTTATAAAGTAATTGAAGATACTGTAAATGGCAATTTTCAAGGTAAAGTTTATAACTTTGGTTTAAAGGAAAATGGTGTAGGGACAACAGAATTTAAATATACAAGTAATATTGTTGGAAAAGACAATATAAAATTAGTCGATAAAATAAAAGAAGATATTATAAATGGAAAAATAGAGGTAAATTAA
- a CDS encoding FomA family porin-like outer membrane protein — MKKIFLKTLIGSLLLTSAMYADDFVPNGSLGITQTFYGNAGKYKTESSHPSAVLSYNFAKDWNISLQWDRVWNMYDYNGGENQQNNNFSGPKATLSYNHGLLGDSKIKWTSSLMVENEAEFTGTNQTYVFAQTAFDFVDYIPKGEYIKATQVAISPMYIYGWQTKGPSGHVNTGILSLLTNWQLPADFTFTFNAYAFREWYTGSFEIENQTTGTNYNSANYFMVLAWLGYSKELYKFNDQTSLAFNFTGGFDPYISSNRSAAWDPFIVGNQIYEWLGPAVDSGNNKSTYSIFALPQLEVTYNYSDDLSFSVFAQVKYSNQVWGSTEKDWKLQPQGGVSMTYDF, encoded by the coding sequence ATGAAAAAAATATTCTTAAAAACACTTATAGGTTCTTTACTTTTAACGAGTGCAATGTATGCGGATGACTTTGTACCAAATGGTAGTTTAGGAATTACTCAAACTTTTTATGGGAATGCAGGAAAGTATAAAACAGAATCTTCACACCCATCAGCTGTATTAAGCTATAATTTTGCAAAAGATTGGAATATTAGTTTACAATGGGATAGAGTATGGAATATGTATGATTATAATGGTGGAGAAAATCAACAAAACAATAATTTCAGTGGACCTAAAGCTACTTTAAGTTATAATCATGGTCTTTTGGGAGATTCTAAAATAAAGTGGACATCATCATTGATGGTGGAGAATGAAGCAGAATTTACTGGTACAAATCAAACATATGTTTTTGCTCAAACGGCATTTGACTTTGTAGATTATATACCAAAAGGTGAATATATTAAGGCAACTCAAGTGGCGATATCACCTATGTATATTTATGGTTGGCAAACAAAAGGACCTTCAGGTCATGTAAATACAGGAATTTTAAGTTTATTAACAAATTGGCAATTACCAGCAGATTTTACATTTACATTTAATGCATATGCATTTAGAGAGTGGTATACAGGAAGCTTTGAAATTGAAAATCAAACAACAGGAACTAACTATAATTCAGCTAATTACTTTATGGTTTTAGCTTGGTTGGGTTATTCAAAAGAATTATATAAATTTAATGATCAAACATCTTTAGCATTTAATTTTACTGGAGGATTTGACCCATATATTTCATCTAATAGAAGTGCAGCATGGGATCCGTTTATAGTAGGAAATCAAATATATGAGTGGTTAGGACCAGCAGTTGACAGTGGAAATAATAAAAGTACATATTCAATATTTGCATTACCACAATTAGAAGTAACATATAACTACAGTGATGATTTATCATTCTCAGTATTTGCTCAAGTAAAATACTCTAACCAAGTTTGGGGATCTACAGAAAAAGATTGGAAGTTACAACCACAAGGTGGAGTTAGTATGACATATGATTTTTAA
- a CDS encoding DUF4136 domain-containing protein, giving the protein MIKKISILFSFLLLFLQGCSALNSKVVAVDSYSTMQSYGGSYYLSTNTPGLQLQQQSFEILLQNMLATKGYTRTYNQNTALYNIVYNYKIKGPYTSLESYPAPINPWWNGPYGGIYNGFYGDMWVNSISASTYFVKRLELSAYTKNNNAIWQVIGSFKSDNSDMRDSFPYLVSAISNYVNTNSNKVVYLNVEENSQTGQYIATPSMW; this is encoded by the coding sequence ATGATAAAAAAAATTTCTATTTTATTTTCTTTTTTATTACTTTTTTTACAAGGATGTAGTGCTTTAAATAGTAAAGTTGTCGCAGTAGATTCTTACTCTACTATGCAATCTTATGGTGGTAGTTATTATCTTTCTACGAATACCCCTGGTTTACAGCTTCAACAACAATCTTTTGAAATTTTACTTCAAAATATGTTAGCTACTAAGGGATATACAAGAACATATAATCAAAATACCGCTCTTTATAATATTGTTTATAACTATAAAATTAAGGGACCATATACTAGTTTAGAATCATATCCTGCTCCTATAAACCCTTGGTGGAACGGACCTTACGGTGGAATTTATAATGGATTTTATGGAGATATGTGGGTAAATTCAATTAGTGCTTCTACATATTTTGTTAAAAGATTAGAACTTTCAGCTTATACAAAAAATAATAACGCTATATGGCAGGTTATTGGAAGTTTTAAAAGTGACAACTCTGATATGAGAGATAGTTTTCCGTATTTAGTATCTGCTATTTCAAATTATGTTAATACAAATTCAAATAAAGTTGTTTACCTTAATGTTGAAGAAAATTCTCAAACTGGTCAATATATAGCTACTCCATCTATGTGGTAA
- a CDS encoding (2Fe-2S)-binding protein produces MSEDKILCYCKGVTLGKVIDAIENGATTLVEVLDATGAGSSCGRCIERIESIFEQE; encoded by the coding sequence ATGTCTGAAGATAAAATATTATGTTACTGCAAAGGAGTAACCTTAGGAAAAGTTATAGATGCTATTGAAAATGGTGCAACAACTTTAGTAGAAGTACTTGATGCAACAGGTGCAGGTTCTTCTTGTGGAAGATGCATAGAAAGAATAGAATCAATATTTGAACAGGAATAA
- a CDS encoding helix-turn-helix domain-containing protein, whose protein sequence is MDEINLGLKIKKFRTDKNLSLKELAQKINSTSALLSQIEKGVTNPSINTLNSLSKALDIPLYRFFLKESLQKVHIVRAKDRKIIKPNKEEGISYEVLSPEPQTHMEFMILNLEAHSTSKENEIGHDGQEVAFILEGEVQLNTEEKSFTLFEGDSIKIEKFVKHNWSNITSKNAKVIFAVTI, encoded by the coding sequence ATGGATGAAATTAATTTAGGATTAAAAATAAAAAAATTTAGAACAGATAAAAATTTAAGTCTTAAAGAACTTGCACAAAAAATAAATTCAACATCTGCACTTTTAAGTCAAATTGAAAAAGGAGTCACAAATCCCTCTATAAATACCTTAAATAGTCTTTCTAAAGCTTTAGACATTCCTTTATATAGATTTTTTTTAAAAGAATCTTTACAAAAGGTACATATTGTTAGAGCCAAAGATCGTAAAATTATTAAACCTAACAAAGAAGAGGGGATTTCATATGAAGTTTTAAGTCCTGAACCTCAAACTCATATGGAATTTATGATTTTAAATTTAGAAGCTCATTCAACTTCTAAAGAAAATGAAATCGGACATGATGGACAAGAAGTTGCATTTATTTTGGAAGGAGAAGTACAACTTAATACAGAAGAAAAAAGCTTTACACTTTTTGAAGGAGATAGTATAAAAATTGAAAAATTTGTAAAACACAATTGGTCTAATATCACTTCAAAAAATGCAAAGGTAATTTTTGCTGTAACAATTTAA
- a CDS encoding class I SAM-dependent methyltransferase: METKDKYSRIAKLFDKMEEKMPMNKIKEKGIDTLSGKILEVGIGSGATLKYYGKNSDVTGIDFSIGMLNIAKEKAKALDLKNIKLLEMDIENMSFANETFDSVFSSCVFCTVPNPKKGISEIYRVLKKGGKVVFIEHMKSKNPILNIALKFLNIFTTWILGTSLLRETEKTIRESGFTKVRSENVMLGDVVRFIVAEK, translated from the coding sequence ATGGAGACTAAAGATAAATATAGTAGGATTGCAAAGTTATTTGATAAAATGGAAGAAAAAATGCCTATGAATAAAATAAAAGAAAAAGGAATAGATACATTAAGTGGAAAAATTTTAGAAGTAGGAATTGGAAGTGGAGCGACTTTAAAATACTACGGAAAAAATTCAGATGTAACAGGAATAGATTTTTCAATAGGTATGTTAAATATAGCAAAAGAAAAAGCTAAGGCATTAGATTTGAAAAATATAAAACTTTTAGAGATGGATATTGAAAATATGTCTTTTGCTAATGAAACTTTTGACTCTGTTTTTTCATCATGTGTTTTTTGTACTGTTCCAAATCCTAAAAAAGGGATTAGTGAAATATATAGAGTTTTAAAAAAAGGTGGAAAAGTTGTTTTTATTGAACATATGAAAAGTAAAAATCCTATACTAAATATTGCCCTTAAATTTTTAAATATTTTTACAACTTGGATATTAGGAACCTCTCTTTTAAGGGAAACGGAAAAAACAATTAGAGAGTCTGGATTTACTAAGGTTAGGAGTGAGAATGTGATGCTAGGAGATGTAGTTAGATTTATCGTAGCTGAGAAATAA